One uncultured Tolumonas sp. genomic window carries:
- a CDS encoding penicillin-binding protein activator, producing MSRVNKLRTVPYFWWLFAIVLLLSGCAAENRNDSNDDSTALNAFGPLTHNSQWYLTHINDTAPENRFALQVLATRRLIADGDASQANAIQQQLAREATTPRQKVALRLLNALQLGKQGQSSKALNRIAGIDLRPLDSNTVQFYYRLQSDLLLKTGQKTAAANSLISLDPYLNGESASKNHQQIWSLLQAGDATTLKTYTNAANRMKREKAAGWFELAQISQSSQDQAKQYADWQKRHPEHPAIGLFTPAADTPKQPTIAENNQGVADTTQIQKVAVLLPLSGKLAGPAGALKTGLEQANQATGNKLTLSYYDENSQSMPELLARAEKEGAQLIIGPLQKNKVEQLVASHASVPVLALNQLDGQPAADNLYYFSLSPEAEAAQIAQKIHEDGMQHPLLLLPSNALGERTAAGFNNYWQSLDLGDAAIAKFRSRDELLSLLNQKLGGKVGSLQAGQVQSLANDPANDPNRVDSIYMLASAFEASNIKSSVDLMLGNSTVRPSYYLGSKSNSSGLKPDVALALNGMQLGDMPLMLNQVPDEFAKATAALPQASGDQLRLYAMGHDAGALVNQLSQLRQNPDMTINGLTGVLHVTTDGVILHDLIWTHYNNGQLSNEPTAAQPAVSQPAK from the coding sequence TTGAGCCGGGTTAACAAGTTGCGCACTGTACCATATTTCTGGTGGCTGTTTGCCATTGTCCTGTTATTGTCAGGTTGCGCGGCTGAAAATCGCAACGACAGCAATGATGATAGCACCGCACTCAATGCCTTTGGGCCGCTGACACACAACAGCCAATGGTATCTGACTCACATCAATGATACGGCACCGGAAAACCGTTTTGCCCTGCAAGTGTTAGCGACTCGTCGTTTGATCGCCGATGGCGATGCCTCGCAGGCCAATGCCATTCAACAACAATTAGCCAGAGAAGCTACTACACCACGTCAAAAGGTGGCTTTACGGCTGTTAAATGCATTACAACTTGGTAAACAAGGACAATCCAGTAAAGCGTTAAACCGCATTGCTGGTATCGACTTGCGACCATTAGACAGTAATACCGTGCAATTTTATTATCGCCTGCAATCTGACCTGTTACTAAAAACTGGCCAGAAAACAGCAGCTGCGAATAGCCTGATCTCGTTAGATCCTTATTTAAACGGTGAATCGGCCAGTAAAAATCACCAGCAGATCTGGTCATTATTACAAGCTGGCGATGCCACAACATTAAAAACCTATACCAATGCCGCCAACCGTATGAAACGGGAAAAAGCAGCGGGCTGGTTTGAATTAGCGCAAATTAGCCAAAGTTCGCAAGATCAAGCTAAACAATATGCTGACTGGCAAAAACGTCATCCTGAACATCCGGCAATCGGCTTATTTACACCAGCAGCTGATACACCAAAGCAACCAACTATTGCCGAAAATAATCAGGGTGTAGCCGACACTACACAGATCCAGAAAGTTGCTGTTTTATTGCCACTGTCAGGCAAATTGGCTGGCCCGGCTGGCGCGCTGAAAACCGGTCTGGAACAAGCTAACCAGGCAACAGGAAATAAACTGACGCTGAGTTATTACGATGAGAATAGTCAGTCGATGCCAGAATTATTGGCGCGAGCCGAAAAAGAAGGTGCACAACTGATCATCGGCCCATTGCAGAAGAATAAAGTAGAACAGTTAGTCGCCAGCCACGCTTCCGTGCCGGTATTGGCATTGAATCAACTGGATGGACAACCTGCTGCGGACAATCTCTATTATTTCTCATTGTCACCGGAAGCAGAAGCCGCACAGATCGCACAAAAGATCCACGAAGATGGCATGCAGCATCCGTTGTTACTGTTACCGTCCAACGCCTTGGGTGAACGTACCGCGGCCGGTTTTAACAATTACTGGCAATCTTTAGATCTCGGCGATGCGGCCATTGCTAAGTTCCGTAGCCGTGATGAACTATTATCTCTGTTAAACCAAAAACTCGGTGGTAAAGTTGGTTCATTACAAGCCGGCCAAGTACAGTCGCTAGCCAATGACCCAGCGAATGATCCCAATCGGGTAGATTCTATTTATATGCTGGCATCAGCATTTGAAGCATCTAATATCAAATCCAGTGTCGATCTGATGTTAGGTAATTCGACGGTTCGACCTAGTTATTATTTAGGCTCTAAAAGTAATAGCAGTGGGTTAAAACCAGATGTAGCGTTGGCACTAAACGGCATGCAACTGGGCGATATGCCGTTGATGTTAAATCAAGTTCCTGATGAGTTTGCTAAAGCAACTGCAGCATTGCCACAGGCCAGTGGTGATCAATTGCGATTGTATGCCATGGGGCATGACGCTGGCGCATTGGTAAACCAATTAAGTCAGTTACGTCAGAATCCGGATATGACCATCAATGGTCTGACCGGTGTCCTGCATGTGACAACAGATGGGGTTATTCTTCATGACTTGATTTGGACTCACTACAATAATGGGCAATTAAGTAATGAGCCAACCGCAGCTCAACCCGCCGTCTCTCAGCCGGCAAAGTAA
- a CDS encoding NAD(P)H-dependent oxidoreductase: MTKQQILDAYAFRHACKAFDSDKKISDDDFELILETGRLSPSSFGFEPWQFLVMQNPVLREKLLPLVCGQQQVPTASHLLITLSRRGDSLKPGSDYLTGFMQDVQKLPAEIVKMKGDFYALFHRELFQLAGDERKIADWAAKQTYLPMANMMTTAALLGVDSCPIEGFKQQEVENFLAQEIELDLTTFGVAHITAFGYRKAEPARAKTRRAAADVVQWY; this comes from the coding sequence ATGACTAAACAACAGATCCTGGATGCATATGCATTTCGTCACGCCTGCAAAGCATTTGATAGCGACAAAAAAATCAGTGATGACGATTTTGAACTGATTTTGGAAACCGGACGCTTATCACCCAGCTCATTTGGCTTTGAACCATGGCAATTTCTGGTGATGCAAAACCCGGTATTGCGGGAAAAATTATTGCCGCTGGTGTGTGGGCAACAGCAGGTTCCGACGGCGAGTCATCTGCTCATTACCTTGTCGCGTCGTGGTGACAGTCTGAAACCGGGTAGCGATTATCTGACTGGCTTTATGCAAGATGTACAAAAATTGCCGGCCGAGATCGTGAAGATGAAAGGTGATTTTTACGCGTTATTCCATCGTGAGCTATTTCAGTTGGCAGGCGATGAACGCAAGATTGCGGATTGGGCGGCAAAACAAACTTATCTGCCGATGGCAAATATGATGACGACGGCCGCGTTGCTGGGCGTCGATTCATGCCCAATCGAAGGTTTTAAACAGCAGGAAGTAGAAAATTTCTTAGCCCAAGAGATCGAGCTGGATTTAACCACCTTTGGTGTCGCACATATCACGGCCTTTGGTTATCGCAAGGCAGAACCGGCCAGAGCGAAAACCCGTCGTGCGGCGGCAGATGTCGTGCAATGGTATTAA
- the dolP gene encoding division/outer membrane stress-associated lipid-binding lipoprotein yields MFRKLLPLSLAGLLMLQGCVGVLLAGGATTGVVVAKDRRTVTAQVDDQKIELNARHDLSERTDISRTSHISINSNNGIVLLVGQTPHQKYRDEVKAMVERQDGVRKVFNEITVEDPIGYDIRSNDTWITSKVRTMLIAEKHFDSSHIKVVTENSRVFLMGMVTKDEGELAVEIARNVSGVSKVIRAFEYVQK; encoded by the coding sequence ATGTTTCGTAAGCTGCTCCCGTTATCGCTAGCTGGTTTACTAATGCTACAAGGCTGTGTCGGCGTATTGTTGGCTGGTGGTGCAACAACAGGTGTTGTGGTTGCCAAAGACCGCCGCACCGTTACGGCACAGGTCGATGATCAAAAAATTGAGCTAAATGCGCGCCATGATCTGTCAGAACGCACCGACATTTCCCGTACCAGCCATATCTCAATTAATAGTAATAACGGCATTGTGTTACTCGTCGGACAGACACCACACCAAAAATACCGCGATGAAGTCAAAGCCATGGTTGAACGGCAAGATGGCGTTCGTAAGGTGTTTAATGAAATAACTGTGGAAGATCCCATTGGCTATGACATCCGCTCCAATGATACCTGGATCACATCAAAGGTCCGCACCATGCTGATTGCTGAAAAACATTTTGATAGCAGCCACATTAAAGTCGTCACTGAAAATAGCCGAGTATTCCTGATGGGGATGGTCACTAAAGATGAGGGTGAACTGGCTGTTGAAATTGCACGTAATGTTTCTGGAGTCAGTAAAGTAATTCGAGCATTTGAATACGTTCAAAAATAG
- the hslO gene encoding Hsp33 family molecular chaperone HslO, with the protein MSQTPDQLHRFLFEHYEVRGELVQLSTTTHDMLCGHHYPQAIQRLLSELLVATSLLTATLKFEGAITVQLQGNGPVRFAVINGNHLQQMRGVARYDGVIAENAGLHELIGEGHMMITVIPEEGERYQGVVALDGDTLAACLENYFAQSEQLATRIWIKTEPHDELPKAAGMLLQVMPDINTEQHALDFEHVTTLTDTIKSEELLNLSAQEVLYRLYHQEEVRLFDPQAVSFVCNCSRARCEAAILQIGKAEVDALLEEQNEIKMDCDYCGTEYHFSAEDLAKIFNDQLTPPEEPKTVLH; encoded by the coding sequence ATGAGTCAAACACCGGATCAGTTACACCGTTTTTTATTTGAACATTATGAAGTGCGCGGCGAGTTGGTGCAGTTGAGCACAACGACCCACGACATGCTGTGTGGCCATCATTACCCACAAGCCATTCAGCGTTTATTGAGTGAGCTGTTGGTGGCGACCAGCCTGCTAACCGCGACGCTGAAATTTGAGGGCGCGATTACCGTACAATTACAGGGCAATGGCCCGGTCCGGTTTGCGGTGATCAATGGCAACCATTTGCAGCAAATGCGCGGTGTTGCCCGTTACGACGGCGTTATCGCGGAAAATGCCGGTCTGCATGAGCTGATCGGTGAAGGTCATATGATGATCACCGTGATCCCGGAAGAGGGTGAGCGTTATCAGGGCGTGGTGGCACTGGACGGCGACACCTTAGCCGCTTGTCTGGAGAACTATTTCGCGCAGTCAGAGCAGCTGGCGACCCGGATCTGGATCAAAACCGAACCACATGATGAATTACCGAAAGCCGCAGGTATGTTACTACAGGTCATGCCGGATATTAACACCGAACAACATGCCCTCGATTTTGAACATGTCACTACACTGACCGACACCATCAAAAGCGAAGAATTGCTCAACCTGTCTGCACAGGAAGTGCTGTATCGTTTGTATCATCAGGAAGAAGTGCGCCTGTTTGATCCGCAAGCGGTTAGTTTTGTCTGTAACTGTTCGCGTGCGCGTTGTGAAGCGGCCATTTTGCAAATTGGTAAAGCCGAGGTGGACGCTTTGTTAGAAGAACAGAACGAAATCAAAATGGATTGTGATTATTGCGGTACTGAATATCATTTTTCCGCAGAAGATCTGGCGAAGATCTTTAACGATCAACTGACGCCACCGGAAGAACCAAAAACCGTATTGCATTAA
- the pckA gene encoding phosphoenolpyruvate carboxykinase (ATP) has translation MTTARLDLACYGIHNVKEIIRNPSYDQLYAEELNPELVGYERGVVTKLGAVNVNTGVFTGRSPKDKYLVMDDTTRDTVWWSNGGKNDNKPITPAIWSELKKLVVEELSDKRLFVIDGFCGANPDSRLKVRIITEVAWQAHFAKNMFIRPTDAELVDFEPDFVVLNGAETVNPNWKEQGLNSENFVAFNLTENMQVIGGTWYGGEMKKGLFSVMNYLLPLRGIASMHCSANVGKDGDVAIFFGLSGTGKTTLSADPKRLLIGDDEHGWDDDGVFNFEGGCYAKTIKLSKEAEPDIYNAIRRDALLENVTVDAEGNVDFDDNSITENTRVSYPIYHIENIVKPVSKAGPAQKVIFLTADAFGVLPPVSKLTHDQTQYHFLAGFTAKLAGTERGITEPTPTFSACFGKAFLTLHPTQYSEVLVKRMQASGADCYLVNTGWNGTGKRISIHDTRAIIDAILDGSIDKAPMKTLPIFNLAMPIDLPGVNPQILDPRDTYADPAQWQTKAEDLAQRFIKNFAQYTDNEQGKRLIAAGPQLP, from the coding sequence ATGACGACTGCCCGTTTAGACCTTGCATGCTATGGTATACACAACGTTAAAGAGATTATTCGCAACCCCTCATACGATCAGTTGTACGCAGAGGAACTAAACCCTGAACTGGTTGGCTATGAACGCGGCGTAGTGACCAAACTCGGTGCCGTCAACGTCAATACCGGTGTGTTCACAGGCCGCTCTCCGAAAGATAAATATTTAGTTATGGATGACACCACCCGCGACACTGTCTGGTGGTCCAACGGCGGTAAAAATGACAATAAACCGATCACCCCCGCGATCTGGTCTGAACTGAAAAAACTGGTGGTAGAAGAGCTTTCCGATAAACGTCTGTTTGTTATTGATGGTTTTTGTGGCGCCAACCCGGATAGCCGCTTAAAGGTGCGCATTATCACTGAAGTAGCCTGGCAGGCACATTTTGCCAAAAACATGTTTATTCGCCCAACTGATGCAGAATTGGTTGATTTTGAACCTGATTTTGTCGTGTTGAATGGCGCCGAGACTGTTAACCCTAACTGGAAAGAACAGGGCTTAAATTCTGAAAACTTTGTTGCCTTCAATCTAACCGAAAATATGCAAGTCATCGGCGGCACCTGGTATGGCGGCGAGATGAAAAAAGGCCTGTTCTCGGTCATGAATTACCTGCTGCCATTGCGTGGCATTGCATCTATGCATTGTTCTGCCAACGTCGGTAAAGATGGCGATGTGGCGATCTTCTTTGGTTTATCTGGCACCGGTAAAACCACCCTGTCAGCGGACCCTAAACGTTTGTTGATTGGTGATGACGAGCATGGCTGGGACGATGATGGCGTGTTCAACTTTGAAGGTGGTTGTTATGCGAAAACCATCAAGCTGAGCAAAGAAGCTGAGCCGGATATTTATAATGCGATCCGCCGCGATGCATTGTTGGAAAACGTCACTGTCGATGCGGAAGGTAATGTCGATTTTGATGACAATTCAATTACTGAAAACACCCGTGTTTCTTATCCGATCTATCACATTGAAAATATCGTTAAGCCGGTGTCAAAAGCCGGCCCAGCGCAGAAAGTGATCTTTCTGACTGCGGATGCGTTTGGCGTATTGCCACCCGTATCAAAACTGACACATGACCAGACGCAATATCACTTCCTGGCGGGCTTTACCGCCAAACTGGCCGGAACTGAACGGGGCATCACCGAACCAACCCCCACCTTCTCGGCCTGTTTTGGTAAAGCCTTCCTGACGCTGCACCCGACCCAATACAGTGAAGTGTTAGTGAAACGGATGCAGGCCTCTGGTGCGGATTGTTATCTGGTAAATACGGGATGGAATGGCACGGGTAAGCGGATCTCGATCCATGATACCCGTGCGATTATCGATGCCATTTTGGATGGTTCGATTGATAAAGCACCAATGAAAACGTTGCCGATCTTTAATTTAGCCATGCCCATTGATCTACCCGGCGTAAATCCGCAGATCCTCGATCCGCGCGATACTTACGCCGACCCTGCGCAATGGCAGACGAAAGCCGAAGATCTGGCGCAACGTTTTATCAAAAACTTCGCGCAGTACACCGACAATGAACAAGGTAAACGACTGATCGCGGCAGGCCCGCAGTTACCCTGA
- the sspA gene encoding stringent starvation protein SspA: MAFAANKRSVMTLFSGNDMFSHQVRIVLAEKGVTFDICMVDVNALPEELLELNPYNSVPTLVDRDLVLYTSRIIMEYLDERFPHPPLMPVYPVARGNCRLMMHRVELDWYTLADKILNNAPDAEAARKQLRESLQAMAPLFQEYPYFMNEEFSQVDCYMAPLMWRLPIMGIEFTGKGAKELKAYMTRLFDRDSFQASLTDVEREMRNGPL, translated from the coding sequence ATGGCTTTCGCTGCCAACAAGCGCTCCGTCATGACCCTGTTCTCCGGCAATGACATGTTTAGTCACCAGGTACGTATCGTCCTGGCCGAGAAAGGCGTGACCTTTGATATCTGTATGGTGGATGTAAATGCTCTGCCAGAAGAACTGCTGGAGTTAAATCCGTATAACTCTGTTCCTACACTGGTGGATCGTGATCTGGTGCTCTACACCTCTCGCATCATCATGGAGTATCTCGACGAGCGTTTCCCGCATCCGCCGTTGATGCCGGTTTATCCGGTGGCGCGTGGTAATTGCCGCCTGATGATGCACCGCGTTGAGCTGGACTGGTACACGCTGGCAGACAAGATCCTGAACAATGCACCGGATGCAGAAGCAGCACGTAAACAATTACGTGAAAGCCTGCAGGCTATGGCACCGTTGTTCCAGGAATATCCTTATTTCATGAACGAAGAATTCAGCCAGGTAGACTGTTACATGGCACCACTGATGTGGCGTTTGCCAATCATGGGTATTGAATTCACAGGCAAAGGTGCCAAAGAACTGAAAGCTTATATGACTCGCTTGTTTGATCGTGATTCATTCCAAGCTTCACTGACTGATGTTGAACGTGAAATGCGTAACGGACCACTGTAA
- the nrdD gene encoding anaerobic ribonucleoside-triphosphate reductase, whose protein sequence is MQAKPLVIKRDGCRVSFDGSRIWQAVAKAAEAVHVRDDAYCASVAGQIASLLAGRDEVDISEVQTLVENLLMEGPHKTLARAYIEYRHDRDLAREKQGRLNKEIQGLIQQTNAELLNENANKDSKVIPTQRDLLAGIVAKHYAKQYLLPRDVVQAHEKGEIHFHDLDYSPFFPMFNCMLIDLEGMLTHGFKMGNAEIDTPKSISTATAVSAQIIAQVASHIYGGTTINRIDEVLAPYVTKSYQKHHQVAVEWNIPDADAYALSRTEKECYDAFQSLEYEVNTLHTANGQTPFVTFGFGLGESWESRLIQKSILQNRIAGLGKNHKTAVFPKLVFAIRDGINHKKADPNYDIKQLALECASKRMYPDILNYDQVVKVTGSFKTPMGCRSFLGVYEEDGKMIHEGRNNLGVVSLNLPRIALEARDEAHFYDLLDSRLRLCKKALMARIERLNGVKARVAPILYMEGACGVRLQADDDVSEIFKHGRASISLGYIGVHETINALFGDKTHVFDDEVLRQKGIAIVQKLRDAVNEWKEETGYGFSLYSTPSENLCSRFCNLDTKEFGLVDGVTEKGYYTNSYHLDVEKKVDPYAKLNFEMAYPPIANGGFICYGEYPNIQHNLEALENVWDYSYSRVPYYGTNTPIDECYECGYTGEFDCTSKGFTCPKCGNHDSTKVSVTRRVCGYLGSPDARPFNAGKQEEVKRRVKHLPNF, encoded by the coding sequence ATGCAAGCAAAACCGCTGGTAATCAAACGCGACGGATGCCGCGTATCGTTTGATGGCTCACGCATATGGCAAGCTGTCGCCAAAGCGGCTGAAGCCGTGCATGTGAGAGACGACGCGTATTGCGCCTCAGTTGCTGGTCAGATCGCCTCGCTGTTAGCCGGACGCGATGAAGTCGACATCAGTGAAGTACAAACGCTGGTCGAAAACCTGCTGATGGAAGGCCCGCATAAGACGCTGGCGCGTGCCTATATTGAATACCGACACGATCGCGATTTAGCACGTGAGAAACAGGGTCGCCTGAATAAAGAGATCCAGGGCTTGATCCAGCAGACCAATGCCGAACTGCTGAACGAAAACGCCAATAAAGACAGCAAAGTGATCCCAACCCAACGCGATCTGCTAGCCGGTATCGTGGCGAAACATTACGCCAAACAATATCTGCTGCCGCGTGATGTGGTGCAGGCGCATGAAAAAGGCGAGATCCATTTCCACGATCTGGATTACTCTCCTTTCTTCCCGATGTTCAACTGCATGTTGATCGATCTGGAAGGCATGCTGACCCACGGCTTCAAAATGGGTAACGCGGAGATCGACACACCGAAATCGATCTCGACCGCGACCGCCGTCAGCGCACAAATCATCGCGCAGGTGGCCAGCCATATTTATGGTGGCACCACCATCAACCGGATTGATGAAGTGCTGGCACCTTATGTCACCAAAAGTTATCAGAAACACCATCAGGTGGCGGTGGAATGGAATATTCCCGACGCCGATGCCTATGCGCTGTCTCGCACCGAAAAAGAGTGTTACGACGCGTTCCAGTCGCTGGAATATGAAGTAAACACGCTGCACACCGCCAACGGGCAAACTCCGTTTGTGACCTTTGGTTTTGGTCTGGGCGAAAGCTGGGAATCACGTTTGATCCAGAAATCGATTTTGCAAAACCGCATTGCCGGTTTAGGTAAAAATCACAAAACTGCAGTATTCCCCAAATTGGTGTTTGCGATCCGTGATGGCATCAACCACAAAAAAGCAGACCCGAACTACGACATCAAGCAACTGGCGCTGGAATGTGCCAGCAAACGTATGTATCCGGATATCCTGAACTACGATCAGGTGGTTAAAGTCACGGGTTCCTTCAAAACGCCAATGGGCTGCCGCAGCTTCCTCGGTGTGTATGAAGAAGATGGCAAAATGATCCACGAAGGTCGCAATAACTTAGGTGTGGTGAGTCTGAATCTGCCACGGATTGCACTGGAAGCGCGTGATGAAGCACATTTTTATGACCTGTTGGATAGCCGCCTGCGTCTGTGTAAAAAAGCACTGATGGCACGCATTGAACGCCTGAATGGCGTGAAAGCACGCGTGGCGCCGATCCTGTATATGGAAGGCGCTTGTGGTGTACGCCTGCAAGCCGATGACGATGTTTCGGAAATCTTTAAACATGGCCGCGCCTCCATTTCACTGGGCTACATCGGTGTGCATGAAACCATCAACGCGCTGTTTGGTGATAAAACGCATGTGTTTGATGATGAAGTGCTGCGCCAGAAAGGCATCGCCATTGTGCAAAAATTACGTGATGCCGTGAATGAATGGAAAGAAGAAACTGGCTATGGTTTCAGCCTCTACAGTACACCAAGTGAAAACCTGTGCAGCCGTTTCTGCAACCTAGACACGAAAGAGTTTGGTCTGGTCGATGGGGTGACCGAGAAAGGTTATTACACCAATAGCTATCACTTAGATGTCGAGAAGAAAGTTGACCCATACGCCAAACTGAACTTTGAAATGGCTTATCCGCCAATCGCGAACGGTGGTTTTATCTGCTACGGCGAATATCCAAACATTCAGCATAATCTGGAAGCCTTGGAAAACGTCTGGGATTACAGCTACAGCCGCGTACCTTATTACGGCACCAATACACCGATCGACGAGTGTTATGAGTGCGGCTATACCGGTGAATTTGATTGTACCAGTAAGGGCTTTACCTGCCCGAAATGCGGCAATCATGACTCGACTAAAGTCTCGGTGACCCGCCGTGTTTGTGGTTATTTAGGCAGCCCGGATGCCCGTCCATTTAATGCGGGGAAACAGGAAGAAGTGAAGCGCCGCGTAAAACACTTACCAAACTTCTAA
- a CDS encoding YraN family protein: MSQPQLNPPSLSRQSKGQYYEQQTRRFLEQQGLLFVCANYRCRQGEIDLIMREHQTLVFVEVRYRASRDYGGALASVTPAKQQKIRHTARYFLLNQQINEAHQACRFDIVSYDDGQQSWLKNAF, encoded by the coding sequence ATGAGCCAACCGCAGCTCAACCCGCCGTCTCTCAGCCGGCAAAGTAAGGGGCAATACTACGAACAGCAGACCCGTCGCTTTCTTGAACAGCAGGGGCTGTTGTTCGTTTGTGCCAACTATCGCTGCCGTCAAGGCGAAATTGATTTAATTATGCGAGAACACCAAACGCTGGTATTTGTAGAGGTCCGCTATCGGGCCTCTCGTGATTATGGTGGCGCGTTAGCATCCGTAACGCCTGCGAAACAACAGAAAATTCGCCACACTGCCCGGTATTTTTTATTAAATCAGCAGATCAACGAAGCACATCAGGCTTGCCGTTTTGACATAGTATCGTACGATGACGGGCAACAAAGCTGGCTAAAAAACGCATTTTAG
- a CDS encoding ClpXP protease specificity-enhancing factor, which produces MTPSRPYLLRAFYKWLLDNDMTPHLLVDANARMVQVPQQFARDGQIVLNIAPQAVVAFTMDNEAVSFNARFGGVPQQVYIPMAAVLAIHARENGVGTFFPPEPAYAAWLEDETSSPEKGKATDDEAPKSPRPDGRPTLRVIK; this is translated from the coding sequence ATGACGCCCAGTCGCCCTTATCTGCTGCGGGCTTTCTACAAATGGTTGCTGGATAATGATATGACGCCGCATCTGTTAGTGGATGCTAACGCGCGGATGGTTCAGGTGCCGCAACAATTTGCGCGCGACGGACAGATTGTTCTTAACATTGCTCCGCAAGCAGTGGTTGCTTTCACGATGGACAATGAAGCCGTGAGCTTCAACGCCCGTTTTGGTGGCGTACCGCAACAGGTTTATATTCCCATGGCCGCGGTGCTGGCGATCCATGCCCGCGAGAATGGTGTCGGTACGTTTTTCCCGCCAGAGCCTGCTTATGCCGCCTGGCTGGAAGATGAGACATCATCACCTGAAAAAGGCAAAGCCACTGACGATGAAGCGCCAAAATCGCCTCGCCCAGATGGCCGCCCAACCTTACGGGTGATCAAATAA
- the hslR gene encoding ribosome-associated heat shock protein Hsp15, with product MSDPADDKEIRLDKWLWAARFCKTRALARSMIEGGKVHYNGQRTKPGKQVEVGATIRLRQGFDEKEVVVLALSIQRLSAVQAQLLYRETAESIVKRERNAEARRLNTLYSPHPDSKPDKKQRRDLMRFKQGE from the coding sequence ATGTCAGACCCTGCAGATGACAAAGAAATTCGCCTCGATAAGTGGTTATGGGCGGCCCGTTTTTGTAAAACCCGGGCCTTAGCCCGCAGCATGATCGAAGGCGGGAAAGTGCATTATAACGGTCAGCGCACAAAACCGGGCAAACAGGTTGAAGTGGGGGCCACTATCCGCTTGCGTCAGGGATTTGATGAAAAAGAAGTGGTGGTGCTGGCATTAAGTATCCAACGCCTTTCGGCGGTACAAGCACAATTGCTGTATCGCGAAACAGCAGAAAGTATTGTCAAACGTGAACGTAATGCGGAAGCCCGCCGCTTGAATACCCTGTATTCGCCACATCCGGACAGTAAACCGGATAAAAAACAACGGCGCGATCTTATGCGCTTCAAACAAGGTGAATGA
- a CDS encoding SIS domain-containing protein: protein MDRIRENFTESIQTKIAAAEVLSENIQTAAQMLAICLLNGNKILACGNGASAALAQLFVSHLMSRFETARPALPAIALTCDGNLMSSLSHYGKFEDVYAHQIRALGQQGDILVLITTEEDNRELIHAAEAALSRDMTMVILNTGYGGELAGLLGQSDVEIRCPSARFSRILEVHLLVLNCLSDLIDQTLFPQ, encoded by the coding sequence TTGGATCGGATCAGAGAAAATTTTACCGAAAGTATTCAGACAAAAATTGCCGCCGCTGAAGTGTTATCAGAAAACATTCAGACCGCAGCACAAATGCTGGCCATCTGTCTGTTAAACGGTAACAAGATCCTTGCCTGTGGTAACGGTGCTTCAGCGGCCTTGGCACAATTGTTTGTGTCACACCTAATGAGTCGTTTTGAAACGGCACGCCCTGCTTTACCTGCTATTGCATTAACCTGCGATGGTAATCTGATGAGTTCGCTCAGCCATTACGGTAAATTTGAAGATGTCTATGCTCACCAGATCCGGGCGCTCGGACAACAAGGTGATATTTTAGTGCTGATCACCACCGAAGAAGATAATCGGGAATTGATCCATGCCGCGGAAGCAGCGTTATCCCGTGACATGACGATGGTGATTTTAAATACGGGATACGGCGGAGAACTCGCAGGTTTACTGGGACAAAGTGATGTTGAAATTCGCTGTCCTTCTGCTCGTTTTTCACGCATTCTGGAAGTCCATCTACTGGTATTAAACTGCCTGAGTGATTTGATTGACCAAACCCTGTTCCCCCAATAA